A genomic window from Arthrobacter globiformis includes:
- a CDS encoding glycoside hydrolase family 15 protein: MHAFSSHEVPPAVADVELALQTTGTSWRRWSSNYVSQGNYDEEVQRSLLVLRALTHERTGGIVAAPTTSLTEQFGGQRKWDYRYCSLRALALEARMTDGFHGPVGIGNRAVYQYQGDIVGEVMVALAKLRERGVHEDHFSWPLQTNMLWFVENNLNRMDHGIWEMRGKGRTAHLPAGAGSRPVS; this comes from the coding sequence TTGCATGCCTTCTCCTCCCACGAGGTTCCGCCGGCGGTAGCCGACGTCGAACTCGCGCTGCAGACGACCGGCACCTCCTGGAGAAGATGGTCCAGCAACTACGTCTCGCAAGGTAACTACGACGAGGAAGTACAACGCTCGCTGCTCGTCTTGCGCGCGCTGACGCACGAGAGGACCGGGGGTATTGTGGCTGCCCCCACCACATCGCTGACCGAACAGTTCGGTGGCCAACGAAAGTGGGACTACCGCTATTGCTCGCTACGTGCGTTGGCCTTGGAAGCCAGGATGACCGATGGCTTCCATGGCCCAGTGGGGATCGGCAATCGGGCGGTCTACCAATACCAAGGCGACATTGTTGGTGAAGTCATGGTGGCCCTAGCGAAACTCCGCGAGCGTGGCGTGCATGAGGATCATTTCTCCTGGCCGCTCCAGACAAACATGCTTTGGTTCGTCGAAAACAACCTCAACCGTATGGACCACGGCATCTGGGAAATGCGCGGCAAAGGCAGAACCGCCCATCTACCGGCGGGAGCTGGCAGCCGGCCTGTCTCCTAG